One genomic window of Gossypium hirsutum isolate 1008001.06 chromosome D11, Gossypium_hirsutum_v2.1, whole genome shotgun sequence includes the following:
- the LOC107913015 gene encoding kinesin-like protein KIN-7E isoform X2: MGVDGGEEEQMQESTECHERIFVSVRLRPLSEKEIVRHDVSDWECINDNTIIYRSKLSVSERSMYPTAYTFDNVFGSDCRNRQVYETGAKEVVLSVVSGINSSVFAYGQTSSGKTYTMTGITEYAMADIYDYIQRHKEREFILKFSAIEIYNESVRDLLSADSSPLRLLDDPERGIVVEKLTEETLRDWNHFKDLLSVCEAQRQIGETSLNEASSRSHQILRVTIESSAREFLGNDKSSMLAATVSFVDLAGSERASQSLSAGARLKEGCHINRSLLTLGTVIRKLSKGRNGHIPFRDSKLTRILQSSLGGNARTAIICTMSPARSHVEQSRNTLLFASCAKEVDTNAQVNVVMSDKLLVKQLQRELARLENELKSAGTASISFDSAMLLREKDLEIEKLKKQVILLTQQIDYAQSEVEDLRQVVNNESPADERPVKIWAADPDPQYPKLQVQNSWDYESSIMARHALAVGLRSSPPDRQSYSSEESFLQLPDFKLNIPRHSSSPWLSPKIPNFVAINHRLEENDDHVDENSEAVCKEVRCIDSGRSSNEARLKRESSSLHWKNSSNHLDVAIPSPEKPCLWRLQEEISSHRSLQLTRSRSCKASLMTDLTSKWIERVEKDESTPPIGNEKYFTGRPESIRRKLSALKYDLQNKGLSRNGSQTSATSATVYKVKAQISINESQSSLTSATDETSNLKHEKKLANQAVQVTEPVLHGKTVTDIGLDPISDNYGSPRTWSSEFKRLQREIIELWHACNVSLVHRTYFLMLFKGDPKDYIYMEVEHRRLSFLNNVISHGNQTVENGLVLTRASSLKSLRRERHMLSQQMNKRFSKAERNNLFLKWGIGLNTKHRRLRLAHCLWIDSKDMDHITESAAIVAKLVGLTDPEKTFKEMLGLNFTPGKCTNKRSYGLKCSAMSIL, from the exons ATGGGGGTGGATGGTGGAGAGGAGGAGCAAATGCAAGAGTCAACAGAGTGTCATGAGAGAATTTTTGTTTCAGTTCGACTGCGGCCGCTCAGTGAGAAGGAAATTGTTAGGCATGATGTATCAGACTGGGAATGCATCAATGATAACACTATCATATACAGGAGCAAACTGTCGGTTTCTGAGAGATCCATGTACCCTACTGCTTATACATTTG ACAATGTTTTTGGCTCCGATTGCCGCAATAGGCAAGTGTATGAAACAGGAGCAAAGGAGGTTGTTCTTTCAGTTGTCAGTGGTATAAACT CAAGTGTTTTTGCATATGGGCAAACAAGCAGCGGAAAGACATATACGATGACTGGAATTACTGAGTATGCAATGGCAGATATATATGACTACATACAAAGG CACAAGGAAAGAGAGTTTATCCTGAAGTTTTCTGCTATTGAGATTTACAATGAATCTGTCAGGGACCTCCTTAGTGCAGATAGCAGTCCTCTTAGACTTCTAGATGATCCCGAA AGAGGGATAGTTGTTGAGAAACTCACCGAAGAAACTCTGCGGGACTGGAATCACTTTAAAGACCTTCTATCTGTGTGTGAAg CTCAAAGACAAATTGGAGAGACTTCTCTGAATGAGGCAAGCTCTAGGTCCCATCAAATTCTGAGAGTG ACAATAGAAAGTTCTGCACGAGAGTTTTTAGGCAATGACAAATCAAGCATGCTTGCAGCCACTGTG AGTTTTGTTGATCTCGCTGGAAGTGAGCGTGCGTCTCAGTCATTATCAGCTGGTGCAAGGTTGAAAGAAGGTTGCCATATAAATCGCAGTTTATTAACACTTGGAACTGTTATCCGTAAGCTGAG CAAGGGAAGAAATGGGCACATTCCTTTCCGAGATTCAAAGCTGACACGTATTCTTCAGTCTTCACTAGGAGGCAATGCTAGAACTGCTATCATTTGTACCATGAGTCCAGCACGAAGCCATGTCGAACAATCAAGAAACACCCTCTTGTTTGCAAGTTGTGCCAAAGAAGTGGATACCAATGCACAAGTCAACGTGGTCATGTCCGATAAATTATTAGTGAAGCAATTGCAAAGGGAATTGGCTAGATTAGAGAACGAGTTGAAAAGTGCAGGAACAGCTTCTATTTCCTTCGATTCTGCCATGTTGCTGAGAGAGAAAGACCTTGAGATTGAAAAG CTAAAGAAACAGGTAATCCTACTGACTCAGCAAATAGACTATGCTCAGTCTGAGGTTGAGGATCTACGACAAGTGGTTAACAATGAAAGTCCTGCAGATGAAAGGCCAGTGAAAATATGG GCCGCAGATCCAGATCCTCAGTACCCCAAACTGCAAGTGCAAAATTCATGGGACTATGAAAGTTCAATCATGGCAAGACATGCTTTGGCTGTTGGTCTTAGGTCCAGCCCTCCAGATAGACAAAGCTATAGTTCTGAAGAGAGCTTCCTCCAGCTTCCTGACTTCAAACTGAATATACCGCGTCATAGTTCTTCCCCATGGTTGTCACCTAAAATTCCTAATTTTGTTGCAATTAATCATCGCTTGGAGGAGAATGATGACCATGTCGATGAAAACTCGGAGGCAGTTTGCAAGGAAGTCCGTTGCATTGACTCGGGAAGATCAA GCAATGAAGCTAGATTAAAGAGAGAATCCAGTTCACTGCACTGGAAAAACAGTAGCAACCATCTGGATGTTGCTATTCCATCTCCTGAAAAACCATGCTTATGGCGTCTGCAAGAAGAAATATCTAGCCATAGAAGCTTGCAATTAACTAGGAGTAGAAGTTGTAAAGCAAGTCTCATGACTGATTTGACCTCCAAGTGGATTGAGAGGGTAGAAAAGGATGAGAGCACACCTCCAATAGGAAATGAGAAATATTTCACTGGAAGACCAGAGAGTATCCGGAGGAAACTCTCTGCATTGAAGTATGATCTTCAGAACAAAGGTTTGTCTAGAAATGGGTCGCAAACTTCTGCAACGAGTGCTACTGTGTACAAGGTTAAAGCCCAGATATCAATAAATGAATCTCAAAGTTCTTTGACAAGTGCTACAGATGAAACGTCTAATCTTAAGCATGAGAAGAAACTTGCTAATCAGGCG GTACAGGTGACGGAGCCCGTTTTACATGGAAAGACTGTTACAGACATTGGGTTGGACCCAATTTCAGATAATTATGGGAGCCCTAGAACATGGTCTTCAGAATTTAAGAGGCTTCAAAGAGAGATCATTGAACTTTGGCATGCTTGCAATGTGTCACTGGTCCACCGGACCTACTTTTTAATGCTATTTAAGGGAGATCCAAAAGATTATATATACATGGAGGTGGAACATCGAAGGCTGTCCTTCCTCAACAATGTAATTTCCCATGGTAATCAAACAGTTGAAAACGGACTAGTCCTTACCCGTGCTTCAAG CTTGAAGTCTCTACGTCGAGAAAGGCATATGCTGAGCCAGCAGATGAACAAGAGATTCTCCAAAGCAGAAAGAAATAATCTCTTTCTCAAATGGGGCATTGGATTGAACACTAAACATAGGAGGCTGCGGTTGGCTCATTGCCTGTGGATTGACAGTAAAGACATGGATCACATTACTGAGAGCGCTGCCATTGTTGCAAAGCTGGTTGGCCTTACAGACCCGGAGAAGACCTTTAAGGAAATGCTTGGCCTCAACTTTACACCAGGAAAATGTACCAACAAGAGATCCTATGGTTTGAAATGCAGTGCAATGTCTATCTTATAG
- the LOC107913015 gene encoding kinesin-like protein KIN-7G isoform X1, giving the protein MGVDGGEEEQMQESTECHERIFVSVRLRPLSEKEIVRHDVSDWECINDNTIIYRSKLSVSERSMYPTAYTFDNVFGSDCRNRQVYETGAKEVVLSVVSGINSSVFAYGQTSSGKTYTMTGITEYAMADIYDYIQRHKEREFILKFSAIEIYNESVRDLLSADSSPLRLLDDPERGIVVEKLTEETLRDWNHFKDLLSVCEAQRQIGETSLNEASSRSHQILRVTIESSAREFLGNDKSSMLAATVSFVDLAGSERASQSLSAGARLKEGCHINRSLLTLGTVIRKLSKGRNGHIPFRDSKLTRILQSSLGGNARTAIICTMSPARSHVEQSRNTLLFASCAKEVDTNAQVNVVMSDKLLVKQLQRELARLENELKSAGTASISFDSAMLLREKDLEIEKLKKQVILLTQQIDYAQSEVEDLRQVVNNESPADERPVKIWAADPDPQYPKLQVQNSWDYESSIMARHALAVGLRSSPPDRQSYSSEESFLQLPDFKLNIPRHSSSPWLSPKIPNFVAINHRLEENDDHVDENSEAVCKEVRCIDSGRSSTNTYSNSNLSVSSPKIYQNYNMSSPRESSAISGLIDVGNEARLKRESSSLHWKNSSNHLDVAIPSPEKPCLWRLQEEISSHRSLQLTRSRSCKASLMTDLTSKWIERVEKDESTPPIGNEKYFTGRPESIRRKLSALKYDLQNKGLSRNGSQTSATSATVYKVKAQISINESQSSLTSATDETSNLKHEKKLANQAVQVTEPVLHGKTVTDIGLDPISDNYGSPRTWSSEFKRLQREIIELWHACNVSLVHRTYFLMLFKGDPKDYIYMEVEHRRLSFLNNVISHGNQTVENGLVLTRASSLKSLRRERHMLSQQMNKRFSKAERNNLFLKWGIGLNTKHRRLRLAHCLWIDSKDMDHITESAAIVAKLVGLTDPEKTFKEMLGLNFTPGKCTNKRSYGLKCSAMSIL; this is encoded by the exons ATGGGGGTGGATGGTGGAGAGGAGGAGCAAATGCAAGAGTCAACAGAGTGTCATGAGAGAATTTTTGTTTCAGTTCGACTGCGGCCGCTCAGTGAGAAGGAAATTGTTAGGCATGATGTATCAGACTGGGAATGCATCAATGATAACACTATCATATACAGGAGCAAACTGTCGGTTTCTGAGAGATCCATGTACCCTACTGCTTATACATTTG ACAATGTTTTTGGCTCCGATTGCCGCAATAGGCAAGTGTATGAAACAGGAGCAAAGGAGGTTGTTCTTTCAGTTGTCAGTGGTATAAACT CAAGTGTTTTTGCATATGGGCAAACAAGCAGCGGAAAGACATATACGATGACTGGAATTACTGAGTATGCAATGGCAGATATATATGACTACATACAAAGG CACAAGGAAAGAGAGTTTATCCTGAAGTTTTCTGCTATTGAGATTTACAATGAATCTGTCAGGGACCTCCTTAGTGCAGATAGCAGTCCTCTTAGACTTCTAGATGATCCCGAA AGAGGGATAGTTGTTGAGAAACTCACCGAAGAAACTCTGCGGGACTGGAATCACTTTAAAGACCTTCTATCTGTGTGTGAAg CTCAAAGACAAATTGGAGAGACTTCTCTGAATGAGGCAAGCTCTAGGTCCCATCAAATTCTGAGAGTG ACAATAGAAAGTTCTGCACGAGAGTTTTTAGGCAATGACAAATCAAGCATGCTTGCAGCCACTGTG AGTTTTGTTGATCTCGCTGGAAGTGAGCGTGCGTCTCAGTCATTATCAGCTGGTGCAAGGTTGAAAGAAGGTTGCCATATAAATCGCAGTTTATTAACACTTGGAACTGTTATCCGTAAGCTGAG CAAGGGAAGAAATGGGCACATTCCTTTCCGAGATTCAAAGCTGACACGTATTCTTCAGTCTTCACTAGGAGGCAATGCTAGAACTGCTATCATTTGTACCATGAGTCCAGCACGAAGCCATGTCGAACAATCAAGAAACACCCTCTTGTTTGCAAGTTGTGCCAAAGAAGTGGATACCAATGCACAAGTCAACGTGGTCATGTCCGATAAATTATTAGTGAAGCAATTGCAAAGGGAATTGGCTAGATTAGAGAACGAGTTGAAAAGTGCAGGAACAGCTTCTATTTCCTTCGATTCTGCCATGTTGCTGAGAGAGAAAGACCTTGAGATTGAAAAG CTAAAGAAACAGGTAATCCTACTGACTCAGCAAATAGACTATGCTCAGTCTGAGGTTGAGGATCTACGACAAGTGGTTAACAATGAAAGTCCTGCAGATGAAAGGCCAGTGAAAATATGG GCCGCAGATCCAGATCCTCAGTACCCCAAACTGCAAGTGCAAAATTCATGGGACTATGAAAGTTCAATCATGGCAAGACATGCTTTGGCTGTTGGTCTTAGGTCCAGCCCTCCAGATAGACAAAGCTATAGTTCTGAAGAGAGCTTCCTCCAGCTTCCTGACTTCAAACTGAATATACCGCGTCATAGTTCTTCCCCATGGTTGTCACCTAAAATTCCTAATTTTGTTGCAATTAATCATCGCTTGGAGGAGAATGATGACCATGTCGATGAAAACTCGGAGGCAGTTTGCAAGGAAGTCCGTTGCATTGACTCGGGAAGATCAAGTACGAATAcatattcaaactcaaatttaTCAGTGTCTAGCCCAAAGATTTATCAAAATTATAATATGTCATCTCCAAGGGAAAGCTCAGCTATTTCAGGATTGATTGATGTAGGCAATGAAGCTAGATTAAAGAGAGAATCCAGTTCACTGCACTGGAAAAACAGTAGCAACCATCTGGATGTTGCTATTCCATCTCCTGAAAAACCATGCTTATGGCGTCTGCAAGAAGAAATATCTAGCCATAGAAGCTTGCAATTAACTAGGAGTAGAAGTTGTAAAGCAAGTCTCATGACTGATTTGACCTCCAAGTGGATTGAGAGGGTAGAAAAGGATGAGAGCACACCTCCAATAGGAAATGAGAAATATTTCACTGGAAGACCAGAGAGTATCCGGAGGAAACTCTCTGCATTGAAGTATGATCTTCAGAACAAAGGTTTGTCTAGAAATGGGTCGCAAACTTCTGCAACGAGTGCTACTGTGTACAAGGTTAAAGCCCAGATATCAATAAATGAATCTCAAAGTTCTTTGACAAGTGCTACAGATGAAACGTCTAATCTTAAGCATGAGAAGAAACTTGCTAATCAGGCG GTACAGGTGACGGAGCCCGTTTTACATGGAAAGACTGTTACAGACATTGGGTTGGACCCAATTTCAGATAATTATGGGAGCCCTAGAACATGGTCTTCAGAATTTAAGAGGCTTCAAAGAGAGATCATTGAACTTTGGCATGCTTGCAATGTGTCACTGGTCCACCGGACCTACTTTTTAATGCTATTTAAGGGAGATCCAAAAGATTATATATACATGGAGGTGGAACATCGAAGGCTGTCCTTCCTCAACAATGTAATTTCCCATGGTAATCAAACAGTTGAAAACGGACTAGTCCTTACCCGTGCTTCAAG CTTGAAGTCTCTACGTCGAGAAAGGCATATGCTGAGCCAGCAGATGAACAAGAGATTCTCCAAAGCAGAAAGAAATAATCTCTTTCTCAAATGGGGCATTGGATTGAACACTAAACATAGGAGGCTGCGGTTGGCTCATTGCCTGTGGATTGACAGTAAAGACATGGATCACATTACTGAGAGCGCTGCCATTGTTGCAAAGCTGGTTGGCCTTACAGACCCGGAGAAGACCTTTAAGGAAATGCTTGGCCTCAACTTTACACCAGGAAAATGTACCAACAAGAGATCCTATGGTTTGAAATGCAGTGCAATGTCTATCTTATAG
- the LOC107913016 gene encoding B-box zinc finger protein 18 isoform X1 gives MRTICDACESAAAIVFCAADEAALCGACDEKVHLCNKLASRHVRVGLANPSDVPRCDICENAPAFFYCEIDGTSLCLQCDMIVHVGGKRTHGRYLVLRQRVEFPGYKPGNIEDPASQPLDPSETMRGQNHAAKRTVGENQQNDKASPVLRMDANADGHLETGTKMIDLNMKPHRIHGQASNNQEQ, from the exons ATGCGAACCATTTGCGACGCTTGTGAAAGTGCTGCTGCTATCGTCTTCTGTGCTGCCGATGAGGCTGCTCTTTGCGGTGCTTGTGATGAAAAG GTCCATTTGTGCAATAAGCTTGCCAGCCGGCATGTTCGGGTGGGTCTGGCAAACCCCAGTGACGTTCCTCGCTGCGACATATGTGAAAATGCACCTG CTTTCTTTTACTGTGAAATAGATGGAACATCCCTTTGTTTACAATGTGATATGATTGTACATGTTGGAGGTAAAAGAACTCATGGAAGATATCTTGTCTTAAGGCAGAGAGTAGAG tttccaGGGTATAAACCTGGTAATATAGAGGATCCAGCTTCACAGCCTTTGGATCCCAGTGAGACCATGAGAGGCCAAAATCATGCAGCTAAACGGACAGTGGGAGAGAACCAACAAAATGACAAGGCCTCTCCTGTTCTAAGGATGGATGCTAATGCTGATGGTCATCTTGAAACGGGTACTAAAATGATAGACTTGAATATGAAGCCGCACCGAATACATGGGCAAGCCTCAAACAATCAG GAACAATAA
- the LOC107913016 gene encoding B-box zinc finger protein 18 isoform X3 has protein sequence MRTICDACESAAAIVFCAADEAALCGACDEKVHLCNKLASRHVRVGLANPSDVPRCDICENAPGNMQFPGYKPGNIEDPASQPLDPSETMRGQNHAAKRTVGENQQNDKASPVLRMDANADGHLETGTKMIDLNMKPHRIHGQASNNQEQ, from the exons ATGCGAACCATTTGCGACGCTTGTGAAAGTGCTGCTGCTATCGTCTTCTGTGCTGCCGATGAGGCTGCTCTTTGCGGTGCTTGTGATGAAAAG GTCCATTTGTGCAATAAGCTTGCCAGCCGGCATGTTCGGGTGGGTCTGGCAAACCCCAGTGACGTTCCTCGCTGCGACATATGTGAAAATGCACCTGGTAATATGCAG tttccaGGGTATAAACCTGGTAATATAGAGGATCCAGCTTCACAGCCTTTGGATCCCAGTGAGACCATGAGAGGCCAAAATCATGCAGCTAAACGGACAGTGGGAGAGAACCAACAAAATGACAAGGCCTCTCCTGTTCTAAGGATGGATGCTAATGCTGATGGTCATCTTGAAACGGGTACTAAAATGATAGACTTGAATATGAAGCCGCACCGAATACATGGGCAAGCCTCAAACAATCAG GAACAATAA
- the LOC107913016 gene encoding B-box zinc finger protein 19 isoform X2 produces the protein MCQVHLCNKLASRHVRVGLANPSDVPRCDICENAPAFFYCEIDGTSLCLQCDMIVHVGGKRTHGRYLVLRQRVEFPGYKPGNIEDPASQPLDPSETMRGQNHAAKRTVGENQQNDKASPVLRMDANADGHLETGTKMIDLNMKPHRIHGQASNNQEQ, from the exons ATGTGCCAGGTCCATTTGTGCAATAAGCTTGCCAGCCGGCATGTTCGGGTGGGTCTGGCAAACCCCAGTGACGTTCCTCGCTGCGACATATGTGAAAATGCACCTG CTTTCTTTTACTGTGAAATAGATGGAACATCCCTTTGTTTACAATGTGATATGATTGTACATGTTGGAGGTAAAAGAACTCATGGAAGATATCTTGTCTTAAGGCAGAGAGTAGAG tttccaGGGTATAAACCTGGTAATATAGAGGATCCAGCTTCACAGCCTTTGGATCCCAGTGAGACCATGAGAGGCCAAAATCATGCAGCTAAACGGACAGTGGGAGAGAACCAACAAAATGACAAGGCCTCTCCTGTTCTAAGGATGGATGCTAATGCTGATGGTCATCTTGAAACGGGTACTAAAATGATAGACTTGAATATGAAGCCGCACCGAATACATGGGCAAGCCTCAAACAATCAG GAACAATAA
- the LOC107913017 gene encoding probable serine protease EDA2 codes for MGTMRLLKPLVVSISSLFFVALSGFAHGFVMTPRSLINRLSQSSYYLTTKELWFDQTLDHYSPYDHRQFKQRYYEFLDYFQVPDGPIFLKICGESSCNGISNDYLGVLAKKFGAAVVSLEHRYYGKSSPFKSHTTENLKYLSSKQALFDLAVFRQWYQESLNLKRNRTGVDNSWFVFGVSYSGALSAWFRLKFPHLTCGSLASSAVVHAVYNYTDYDKQVGESAGPECKAVLQEITELVDRSLETNKKELKKQFDAAELEIDGDFLYFLADAAVVAFQYGHPDALCTPLVEAKKAGVDLVAAYAKYVKEYFIGTFCVSVETYNQKHLKNTAVKEGSSDRLWWFQVCTEVAYFQVAPSNDTVRSSKIDTKYHLDLCKNVFGEGIYPEVDVTNIYYGGTNIAGSKIIFTNGSQDPWRHASKQTSSPGMPSYIITCHNCGHGIDMRECPQSVSSIEGNAQSCNIPDAVNKVRQKMIEHINLWLSECKGLGWHSM; via the exons ATGGGAACGATGAGGCTTTTGAAACCGTTGGTTGTGTCCATCTCGTCATTGTTCTTCGTGGCTCTGTCGGGCTTCGCCCATGGATTCGTGATGACGCCTCGCTCTTTGATTAACCGCTTGTCTCAAAGTAGCTATTATTTAACCACAAAAGAGCTCTGGTTCGACCAGACTCTCGATCACTATTCTCCTTAT GACCACCGGCAATTTAAGCAGCGTTACTATGAATTCCTTGATTACTTTCAAGTTCCCGATGGacctattttcttaaaaatttgtgGGGAGTCTTCGTGCAATGGCATAAGCAATGACTATCTCGGC GTTTTGGCCAAGAAGTTTGGGGCTGCTGTGGTTTCACTTGAGCATCGTTACTATGGGAAAAGCAGCCCTTTTAAGTCACATACAACGGAAAATCTGAAATATCTTTCATCTAAGCAGGCTCTCTTTGACTTGGCTGTTTTCCGTCAGTGGTATCAG GAATCCTTAAACTTGAAGCGAAATAGAACAGGTGTTGACAATTCATGGTTTGTTTTTGGCGTTTCATACTCTGGTGCTCTTAGTGCGTGGTTTCGACTTAAGTTTCCTCATTTAACATGCGGAAGCCTGGCAAGTTCTGCTGTTGTTCATGCTGTTTACAACTACACTGACTATGATAAGCAG GTTGGTGAGTCAGCTGGTCCCGAATGCAAAGCCGTGTTACAAGAAATCACTGAACTTGTTGATCGGAGTcttgaaacaaacaaaaaagaactgaagaagcagtttgatgcagCTGAG CTTGAGATTGATGGTGATTTCCTCTATTTCCTGGCGGATGCTGCTGTTGTTGCG TTTCAATATGGACATCCAGATGCATTATGCACCCCTCTTGTTGAAGCAAAAAAGGCAGGAGTGGATTTGGTG GCCGCCTATGCCAAATATGTCAAAGAGTATTTTATTGGAACTTTTTGTGTCAGTGTTGAAACTTATAATCAGAAACACTTGAAGAACACTGCCGTTAAAGAAGGTAGTTCTGACCGGCTATGGTGGTTTCAAGTGTGTACTGAAGTTGCATATTTCCAGGTGGCACCCTCAAATGACACCGTTCGCTCTTCCAAAATTGATACAAA ATACCACTTAGATCTTTGCAAGAATGTCTTTGGAGAAGGCATTTACCCAGAGGTTGATGTGACAAATATATACTATGGAGGCACAAATATTGCAG gttcaaaaatcatttttacaAATGGCTCACAGGATCCATGGCGCCATGCTTCCAAACAGACATCTTCGCCGGGCA TGCCTTCATACATTATTACTTGTCATAATTGCGGCCATGGAATTGATATGCGAGAATGTCCCCAATCTGTTTCAAGCATTGAAG gTAATGCTCAGAGCTGCAACATCCCTGATGCAGTTAACAAAGTGAGGCAAAAGATGATAGAACACATCAACTTATGGTTGTCCGAGTGCAAGGGCTTGGGTTGGCATTCCATGTAA